DNA from Leishmania mexicana MHOM/GT/2001/U1103 complete genome, chromosome 9:
AGGGGGTGTACGGCGgctgttctcctcctcgtgacCGGGCCCTCCTGCCGCCACGTCCCACGCACCATCGTATGCCTTgcgctctcccctcccccttacCTCGTCTTGATttcgggggaagggggaggtgtCCATCGCACGCTGTCAACAGTCTTGGTGCGTGTGAGAGCGGCGATTACGAGCTGCAgcccctcccaccctccaccctcccccctccctctcggcacaccccttctcttcccctccacAGGCCCCAAATCCTCCGCCGCTTTGCTGATCGTGCGCTCTCGAGCCCCCCTcgcaacacgcacacgcacgcacgcacgcacacccctAAGCGTTCGAGGTACGTAGACGGCCAACGCGAGTCCATCCGTTGAAGTATATAACTTCTTGACTCGCAGTCTTCGAGGACACAGTCCGGTGCGGCAGtcgcggtgtgcgtgtgcccgtgtATATAGAtacccctctctctctcttgccctcCACCCCGACCAtcaccacccacacacactacacacgcgctcgcgctctcttcctcctccgcctcttcgctCATAAGATGCCGCCTCGGCCTTTGGATCCgacgcccgctgcaccctcCGCAGCGACGTCCACCCCGCCCACGGCGCTAACGCTACAGCGACTCCTTGACACGCAGCAAGCCACCGCCATCCTTCCAGGTCTCCTGTACTTGGCGTCTACGGGCGAatgcctctcctcctctgtcgcTGGCAGCATTGACTCAGCCGAGACGGCAGCAAGTGCATCAGCGCCGGTGGACTCGAAGGCACCGTCGACATCGGCACCGACGGCGATGTCCGTGGCGATGGAGGCCGTTCATGACTTCTACCTCAAGGAGAACTTCTTCACCAGTGGTGTGGCAGGGACCAACCGCAAAGGTAGCAACACGCGCACCATCCCGGCCGCCAGGGCAGCCGTAGGCCAGGACGCCGTCTTTGTGTCGTTGCGAGGCATCCCGCCCTACCTCTACCGCCCCTTCTTCGCCGACTTTGGTCCGCTGGACatgagctgctgcgtgcACTTCGCGCGGCGCCTctgtgagctgctgcgggcAGTGACGGGATTCGAtgtgtgcacctcctccgcatccgctgctgctgcaggagccTTTGACAGCGGCGCCAACTCAGGGACCACTGCCCCTGCCCACAGAAAGCGGGGTGGAAGAGGACAGTCCGCATCGGCGTCGTCTTGCTCCCCGAGCTCCACCTCGGCGGTCTtcacggcctcctcctccggtTGCCCTACTGCGACCACGCTGCCAGTGGTAGTGTGCGCCAGCCTCGACGCGCAGGAGCGCGTGAATACGGCGTGTCTGGTCGGCGCTTTCTGCGTGTTGTGCCTCGGCTGGTCGGCCGTGGAGACGTGGTATCGCGGCTTCGTCGACATCTACCCCGGCTTTCTCGCCTACCGCGACGCGAGCCAAGGCGTGTCGAACTACCCTCTCTCCTTGATCGACGTGTGGGCCGGGCTCGAGCAGGGCGTGGCCCTCGGACTCGTCAACGTGCACACGTTCGACATTCCGGCCTTCCTGGAAGGCAAGCAGCACGACTACAGCTGGGTGGTCCCTCGTCGATTCCTGGCCATGAGCTCCCCGCAAGACGACAAGTCCGCGCGCACCGCTGAGGTGTtcgcacggcggctgcgcccGTTAGGTGTGCGGCTTGTGGTGCGCCTCAATGACAACCTCTACAACCCGTCGCCTCTTCTACGGCTGGGCATACGACACGTTGACCTGCCATACGCcgacggcagcgtgccgtgcgacgcgatgctgctgcgatTCCTGCAGGCGGTAGAGGAGCACTTTGGTGAATCAGTCACGCCGGTCTCGCTGCAAGAGTGGTGGTCGGTGCCATCGTCGTCCACCGCGACGGCGCGAGCGGGCAGTGCATCCAAGAAAGCTTCCTCAGCTCGTGCTAGCCATCGgatgccgtcgctgcagccatGCTCACTCATGCACTCGGGCACGTGTCGCGGCATGCCGGAGGCGTGGACGGCAGTTCCTCCATCGGCGCTGCGATTACCCGCTCGGCGCCCGGACTCCGCCCACGCGAACGGCACGCAGGGCCACGACACCTGCGCCTTGGCGCCAGGTGACAAGGGTGCTGTAGCGGTGCACTGTCTCGCTGGCCTGGGCCGCACGGGCACCATGCTCGCCGTGTACATGATGCGTCACTACGGCTTCACCGCGCGCGCCGTAATTGGGTGGATGCGACTTTGCCGGCCAGGCAGCATCACCGGCATTCAGCAGCAGTACCTTGACGCGATGGAGCGACgcctgcggccgccgccgcacatgctggtcgcgctgcagctgaacTCGGCAGCCAAGCTGTACGGCGCTTCCAGCGGAGGGAGGCGATTTGGGCTCCCGTcgcgacgcacacgctcgtcgtccccgtcgtcctcgtccgccatctcctccacgtcTGTGATGAcaagcgcggcagccgcagcgcaggcaACGCGCGGAAGGGAcggagcggtggcgctgggcGGAAACCAGCTCCGCGCTTTACCGCAGTCTCCCCTGGGAAAGGCGACAATGGACTGCATGCGCTCGACCGCTGCTGTGACCGCCTTTCAGACACACGGCAACGTCGTTGCGgatgcgctgccggcgacggcgacggcggcgagtaTTGTGGGCGGCCACAGTGGGCGCGGTGATAGTGGCCGCACGAACGCGATGGCCGCTCGAGCAGCGTTGGATGTCGCCAGCGACATCGGCACGTTTACGGACCTGGTGGCGTGGACCGATCTCATGGGACTGCGCGGgacgcagcaacagcggcagcagctgctgatgcgccgcttcagcaccagcagcactgccACACTTTCTCTCAGCACAAACCAGGCAGGTGTGGAAGCCCTCGATGTAGTCGCACGTATGCCCGTTCTCGGAGACGACAATCCGCAGAACAGGAGCACGGCCACGGCGTCACTGAAGCGCGGctctgccactgccgccgccagcgaccACAAGGCTTCCAACCACCCGTCGCCTCGCGCGGATGACTACAAGTACGCCTCGACGTACTTCgtggcgatggaggaggcgggcgaGCTGCCGCGCGTATACCCGTGGTCTAACTCCTCCGCTGCCAGAGGCGGGCCACGGGCAGCCCACGGCGGTGGTCCGCGAGGGGCGCGCCATCTCGGCCGTCCCCGCTTAAGCGAATCCAGTATCGGAAGTGATGCAAGCCGAGCGAAGGAGGctcgcacagcgccagcgtcgGCGGACAGCTGCCTCCGCCCCCGCCATGGTGTCAccagcgcgctgcagcggcggcggccctacacggcggcggcagcggtaaGCGCAGGGCCTCGGCTGTACGCGAAGCGATATCCGACCCATTATgagcgcggtggtgccgtcGACAGCAGTGATACAGGCATCCACGCACGAGGCGACACGCCGCCGTGTTCTGACCTCTCCGAACAGATCCAGCAGCCCCCTCGCCCCCGCCAGGCAGCAACACGCCCGCGAGTTGGGTGGGATGACCAGGGAGCTCATCGCGCACAAGCCGGCCATACAAAGGCTGACGacaccgcagctgcagatCTCCACGGTGACGTCAAGCTACAAACGCCTCACCCACCATCGGCGCCGATGCGCTCCTCTCTGCAACGCAGAGATGGCGGTGTGACAGACCTGGAGAATGGCCCGCGCTCGTCGCCGGTGCTAAGCCGCTCATCACTGACGATCCCTGCAACGTCGCTGCCCATGTGGGGACGTCCAATGCTTCGCACATGAGCCAGGGAAAAGGCGCACCAACCACAACACCCACAGCcaaccccccctcccctcccttccacaGATGTGCAGGCATCCCTTGCGGCCACTTTTTGCCGTGGCGGATTTCGGAGTGGGTGCGAGTGGCGGAAAGCGGCATGGatggatggggggggggtactcTCTCCTGTCCCTGACCtctgcccccgcccccaccccccaccaccccttcCTTTGCCTTTTCTCTTGCCGTCTCACAGGCGCATGTATAATAGCAGTCTTTCTccccgccacccaccaccaccccccccctttcggACGGTgtcccgcacacacgcacgtatgTATGGTACCCACATGTAAGTAACCGAGATCTCGCTggtcctcccccctccccgctgtTGGCGGCGGTTTTGTTTTTTCTCGCTTCGTtcggaagggggggggagtggggtggggaggaggaggggaggggggtctcCGAATAATCATCGCGCGAGTGTGCCGGGTGCGTACGCTGCCCACTCCCGTCCCtatctctgcctctctctcacgtCGTTGCTTCTCCTGCTTGTCCCCaagcccccctccacctcctccacggtgTCTTCcttgtgtgtggggggggagagacTACACCGactctctgcctcctcgtgttctccctccctctctctctgtgtacgCCTCTCCTGTAGAGGTCTGTGAggtatgcgcgtgtgcgtgtggcgagATACACCAGggccacagagagagagggagggagagcacgaggaggcagagagtCGGTGTAGtctctccccacacacacacacacacgcacacacagacacactgCTGACTTACCCTCCTCTTCACGGCACGCACCTCTCTTCGTATGCCGTGCAGTACAGCTCTGCTGCTCACATCTCTGTGGCActgctggaggcgctcgctcggggggaggaggaggaggggagaagagccCCATCActtgggagggagggcatcTTGATCAGGCCTCGCACGTGATCCTCTGCTGGCGTAGCCGCCGCACCCACTCCCTCGTCACTcccttctctgtctctcatGCAATGAACATTACCACGTGCTGCCCCGACTCCCTctcttcacacacacacgcacatacgtgtgcgcacgcagcggcTCGCGCCTGCGTCTCTTgcgagagagcgacgagACGCCACCTTCATCGTTAgggcacacccacgcacacgcacacacacgtggaCCAAAGATACTCCCCGCTCCTACCCCCACCataccccaccccctgcagCACACACCGAAACTTCAACACAGACTTGCAGACAACCTCCCGTGTCGCTCGACtcccgcgcacacgcggacCCCTTTTCTTTACTTTCTCTCGCGCTCAGCTGTCCTactgcctccccctctctctctgtgctcctcttcctcgctgaggtcgccgtccctctctccctcctcataCTGTGCGCCGGTCCTCACCGTCCCTGCCCATCTGCCTTTTCTGTGTGTTCCGTCGCCTGTGACTTGCTGTCGTTGCTCCGGCGGTTCCCTGGCCGCTgtctccgtgtgcgtgcgtgcgtgcgtctcgcCGCTCCGTCGCTTTGTATTTTTTCTCTTTGGGGTTcagtgctgcgctgcagagACACGCCGATAGATAGACGCACTCGCGCACCCCGaacagccgcgccgcggcgcgtcACCAGATGATCTCGGAGGAGGACAGCCGCCTGTTTGAGGCGGCAAAGCGGGCGCAGGTGAGCCGAAACACCGCCATCCATGTGATCGAGAATACCAACTCGAGCCGCATTCTCGCCGGAGCCTTTGTacgggtgctgctggagatgCCCACTCGCAACGAGGGGTACGTGGTGGCGCGCATCCACAGCACGACCGCTGGGGAGCCGTACAGCGGCTTCTCGACCAACTCAGCTCAGACGACGAACGTTTATTTAATCTTAGAGCTTCCACCGCCTCTTGCCGTCATCAACGGCGTTCAGTATCAGCTGAACAGCGTCAGTAACAGCAGCATGGGCGAGGGCGAGTTCCGCGATTGGCTTCACATGATCCGCAACGAGCCCACGCTGCGGGTGCCGACTGTGCAAGGGCTGAAGGAGGTGACGGCTCGCCTGCATCCGTACGAAGTGAGCCGACACCGCTCCAACTCTCACGTCAGCGCTAGCGGGGCGATGGCGACCAACTGTCGAGGTGGTGTGGCCGACACAGGCAGCAATGTACCACACCTTCaactggcgcagcagcagcaacagcaacagcaacagcagcagcaaagaaGTCTCTCCGCCCGCggggctgctcggcagcgccgccagagCCTCGCCGCAAGCTCGCAGACAATGCTGATACCACCACTGCTCCAGGACGGCGCTTCCCTCcccgacagcggcgatgcgctgctCATGCGAAGCTCTGCCGCGGTGTACGAAGGGGGCAGCAGTGGCGTCATCTCGAACACGGACGGCAGtgcgagcgccgccggcagcaacggcaaccACAACGTCCACATTCGCTTCGGACGACAAGGGGCCGTGATGGCGCGCGACTATAACCGCAACCCACGCGAGGACGGGCAAGCGTCGCACGACATGTCCAACGCAGAGGTGTCAGGTATGAGCTTGTACGCCGCGGCACCAGGCAGCCACCCGGAGCCGCAACAGCGAGCCGTGCTTTCTCTTCCgcacggtggcggtggtgatagtggtggtgtggcgaGTGAGAGCGACGGTGGACCAGCCTtggcagccaccaccaccttcatgacgcgcggcgccaccgaccCGAATATGGAgaacgaggacgaggagatgGAGCACCGTCTGCGGCAGGATATTATGAATCACCTAGCCCAGGAGTGTGTCCTGTTCCCGAAAGACGCGCAGGGCTACAAGCTCTCCCGTCTGCGCCTGTTGGAGCGAGACATGATCGAGTACCTGCAGCACGTCCGTGACGAGATCCAGGGTAAGCAAGAGAACTGCATTGTGTGTATGGATCACGTCCCCACAGTCATCCTGCTGCCGTGCAAGCACAAGGTCATGTGCCGACTGTGCGCCCCGTCGTGCCCCACCTGCCCGGTGTGTCGCAGCAAGATTTCGGAGATGTTCGAGCCGGAGGAGATCTAGGCACACATTCCAGCGAGGAATAGGGTGAGGTGGTTCAGGTGGTcccatgcgtgtgtgcccctcTTCGG
Protein-coding regions in this window:
- a CDS encoding putative tyrosine phosphatase; the encoded protein is MSVAMEAVHDFYLKENFFTSGVAGTNRKGSNTRTIPAARAAVGQDAVFVSLRGIPPYLYRPFFADFGPLDMSCCVHFARRLCELLRAVTGFDVCTSSASAAAAGAFDSGANSGTTAPAHRKRGGRGQSASASSCSPSSTSAVFTASSSGCPTATTLPVVVCASLDAQERVNTACLVGAFCVLCLGWSAVETWYRGFVDIYPGFLAYRDASQGVSNYPLSLIDVWAGLEQGVALGLVNVHTFDIPAFLEGKQHDYSWVVPRRFLAMSSPQDDKSARTAEVFARRLRPLGVRLVVRLNDNLYNPSPLLRLGIRHVDLPYADGSVPCDAMLLRFLQAVEEHFGESVTPVSLQEWWSVPSSSTATARAGSASKKASSARASHRMPSLQPCSLMHSGTCRGMPEAWTAVPPSALRLPARRPDSAHANGTQGHDTCALAPGDKGAVAVHCLAGLGRTGTMLAVYMMRHYGFTARAVIGWMRLCRPGSITGIQQQYLDAMERRLRPPPHMLVALQLNSAAKLYGASSGGRRFGLPSRRTRSSSPSSSSAISSTSVMTSAAAAAQATRGRDGAVALGGNQLRALPQSPLGKATMDCMRSTAAVTAFQTHGNVVADALPATATAASIVGGHSGRGDSGRTNAMAARAALDVASDIGTFTDLVAWTDLMGLRGTQQQRQQLLMRRFSTSSTATLSLSTNQAGVEALDVVARMPVLGDDNPQNRSTATASLKRGSATAAASDHKASNHPSPRADDYKYASTYFVAMEEAGELPRVYPWSNSSAARGGPRAAHGGGPRGARHLGRPRLSESSIGSDASRAKEARTAPASADSCLRPRHGVTSALQRRRPYTAAAAVSAGPRLYAKRYPTHYERGGAVDSSDTGIHARGDTPPCSDLSEQIQQPPRPRQAATRPRVGWDDQGAHRAQAGHTKADDTAAADLHGDVKLQTPHPPSAPMRSSLQRRDGGVTDLENGPRSSPVLSRSSLTIPATSLPMWGRPMLRT